In Saccharomycodes ludwigii strain NBRC 1722 chromosome III, whole genome shotgun sequence, one DNA window encodes the following:
- the TOP2 gene encoding DNA topoisomerase 2 (similar to Saccharomyces cerevisiae YNL088W | TOP2 | TOPoisomerase), whose product MTISNGTGRNANQKSASEKYLKISQLEHILKRPDTYIGSVEMQEEKMWVYDDENECMIEREVKFVPGLFKIFDEILVNAADNKVRDPLMKRIDVTIDPEQNTISVKNDGQGIPIEIHDKENIYIPELIFGHLLTSSNYDDTEKKVVGGRNGYGAKLCNIFSTEFILETADPKNGHKYLQKWTDNMGVCGKPKITSYSAKKPSYTKVTFKPDLSRFGMEDLNKDIVGIMKRRVYDINGSVRDISVYLNGKCLKIRNFKNYVELYLKSLEKMKRIDNGENTEEALKVPTIIYERINERWEIAFAVSDISFQQISFVNSIATTSGGTHVNYLGDQLVKKIQMKLAKNKKVKPFQIKNNIFLFVNCLIENPAFTSQTKEQLTTRVKDFGSKCEITDAFVAKVMNTDLSTRIFDIADENDAKAMKKTDGTKKNRITEYPKLHDANRAGTKEGYKCTLLLTEGDSALSLAVAGLAVVGRDYYGCYPLRGKLLNVRDATADQVNRNAEIQAIKKIMGLQHRKKYENVSSLRYGHLMIMTDQDLDGSHIKGLIINFLESSFPGLLDIPGFLIEFITPIIKVTITKPRKQTIQFYTIPEYETWRAEEGTTCTWKYKYYKGLGTSTQQEIREYFSNLDRHLKTFDELKNDENELIDLAFSKKRADDRKEWLRQFEPGTYLDPTLEVIPIKDFINKELILFSLSDNIRSIPNIMDGLKPGQRKVIYGCFKRNLRQEIKVSQLANYVAGCTDYHHTEESLVQTTVGLAQDFVGSNNIYLLLPKGAFGTRATGGKDAAASRYIFTTLNKLSFKIFHPQDAPLLKYVLADEKKIEPEWYAPVIPMILVNGTEGIGTGWSTNIPPYNPLDIVKNIKKLLNDEEMDPMVPWFRGWTGSIQKIDSYRYKLYGKIEQVGENKLEITELPPKTWITNIKEHLLLGISGNDKIKPWIKDMEEQHGATIKFVITLTTEEFEKTRTIGFYERFKLTSILNLSNMVGFDSNGKIRKYDDPRDILTDFFYVRLELYQRRKDYFVEHLQWIVEKLSYQVKFIKMIIDRELTVNNKPRKQLMKELEELGFPRFDKDGHPHYDKVTEKIEELNSQNIRNEGEEEEEEEEENDEEVENNEENSTNDEGAFINGPQEKYGSFDYLLGMKLWSLTKEKYEKLLKEKKEKEVELEHLLGLTAKDLWNIDLHDFEEGYKKFIDYDNEVRNSIIPNKATKSKAKRTRKKDDDDDYGESKAKKRKKKGASIKKEEENFQRFVITPNPIENPKKKKLTTIQSKVKKESKVDNPEEKKPVTTKPVDSFFKKSNADEDSESKHETINLDTDEDAFSSKFKKISTIFDEVNNTKPSFNTVVSLSDNEEKQNEQEVSDEDDDVVIKPVKRRKSNKNESEPVEKKNVTPKRTYGNRRKQASIKAELEDLLSNGSDNDKNGEEEKEEEEVVNVPRTSRTRTSGRRNKGRVSYTITDDNDSFTLSNDDDDDSDESFHASD is encoded by the coding sequence atGACTATTTCTAATGGTACTGGCAGAAATGCCAACCAGAAATCAGCTTCAGAGAAATATCTAAAGATTTCTCAGTTAGaacatattttaaaaagaccAGACACGTATATTGGTTCTGTGGAAATgcaagaagaaaaaatgtgggtttatgatgatgaaaacgAATGCATGATTGAAAGAGAGGTTAAGTTTGTTCCTGGGCTATTTAAGATTTTTGATGAAATTCTAGTAAACGCCGCTGATAACAAAGTTCGTGATCCATTGATGAAAAGAATTGATGTTACTATTGATCCAGAACAAAACACTATATCTGTTAAAAATGACGGACAAGGTATTCCGATTGAAATTCATGATaaggaaaatatatatatacctGAATTGATTTTTGGACATCTACTAACATCTTCAAATTATGATgatactgaaaaaaaagttgttggTGGTAGAAATGGGTATGGCGCTAAGCTATGTAACATATTTTCTActgaatttattttagaaaCTGCTGATCCCAAAAACGGGCACAAGTATCTCCAAAAATGGACTGACAATATGGGGGTTTGCGGAAAGCCTAAAATTACTTCGTATTCAGCTAAAAAGCCTTCATACACCAAAGTCACGTTTAAACCCGACTTATCGAGATTTGGTATGGAAGATCTAAACAAAGAcattgttggtattatgAAAAGGCGTGTTTATGACATAAACGGCTCTGTAAGAGATATTAGTGTTTATTTGAATGGCAAATGTTTGAAAAttagaaattttaaaaattatgtggaattatatttaaagtctttagaaaaaatgaagagGATTGATAATGGCGAAAATACTGAAGAGGCTTTAAAAGTACCAACTATTATCTATGAGCGAATCAATGAGCGTTGGGAAATTGCATTTGCTGTTTCtgatatttcttttcaacAGATTTCGTTTGTAAATTCCATAGCTACAACCTCTGGTGGCACACATGTGAACTATTTAGGGGATCAActagttaaaaaaattcagaTGAAACTAgccaaaaacaaaaaagtcAAACCATTCcagattaaaaataacattttccttttcGTTAATTGTTTAATTGAAAATCCCGCTTTTACATCTCAGACTAAAGAGCAGTTAACTACGCGGGTTAAAGATTTTGGTTCTAAATGTGAAATCACCGATGCCTTTGTAGCCAAAGTTATGAATACAGATTTGTCCACTAGGATATTTGATATAGctgatgaaaatgatgcCAAAGCCATGAAAAAAACAGATGGTACTAAAAAGAATAGGATTACTGAGTATCCCAAGCTACACGATGCGAATAGAGCCGGTACAAAAGAGGGTTACAAATGCACTTTGCTATTAACGGAGGGGGATTCTGCTTTGTCTTTGGCTGTTGCCGGTTTAGCTGTTGTTGGCAGGGATTATTATGGTTGTTATCCACTAAGAGGCAAATTACTAAATGTTAGAGATGCGACGGCAGATCAGGTCAATAGAAACGCAGAAATACaagcaattaaaaaaattatgggATTGCAACACAGGAAAAAGTATGAAAATGTTTCTTCGCTTAGATATGGTCACTTAATGATTATGACGGATCAAGATTTAGATGGCTCACATATCAAAGGTTTaattattaactttttgGAAAGCTCCTTTCCCGGACTATTGGATATTCCGGGCTTTTTAATTGAGTTTATCACGCCTATCATTAAAGTCACAATAACAAAACCGAGAAAACAGACCATTCAATTTTATACTATTCCTGAATATGAAACTTGGAGAGCAGAAGAAGGTACCACTTGTACTTGGAAATACAAGTATTATAAAGGATTGGGTACTTCAACACAACAGGAAATAAGAGAATACTTTTCAAACTTGGATAGACATTTGAAGACTTTCGATGAACtaaaaaatgatgaaaacgaattaattgatttggcgttttctaaaaaaagagcTGATGATCGAAAAGAATGGTTAAGGCAATTTGAACCGGGTACTTACTTGGACCCAACTTTAGAAGTTATTCCCATTAAAGATTTTATCAACAAAGAgctaattttgttttctctATCGGATAACATCAGATCCATTCCTAACATCATGGATGGTTTAAAACCAGGGCAGAGAAAAGTGATATATGGTTGTTTTAAACGTAACTTGAGACAAGAAATCAAAGTTTCTCAATTGGCAAATTATGTTGCTGGATGCACTGATTACCACCATACCGAAGAATCTTTGGTCCAGACAACTGTTGGACTAGCTCAAGACTTTGTTGgttctaataatatttatttactgCTTCCTAAGGGAGCATTTGGTACTAGAGCCACTGGTGGTAAAGATGCAGCAGCTTCAAGGTATATTTTTACCACGTTGAACAAATTATCCTTTAAGATTTTTCATCCACAAGATGcaccattattaaaatatgttCTAGcagatgaaaaaaaaattgaaccTGAATGGTATGCTCCGGTCATTCCAATGATTTTGGTAAATGGCACAGAAGGCATTGGTACCGGTTGGAGCACTAATATTCCACCTTACAATCCTTTAGACATAGTaaagaatattaaaaagttattaaatGACGAAGAAATGGATCCTATGGTACCCTGGTTTAGAGGTTGGACTGGTTCgattcaaaaaattgattCATATCGTTATAAACTATACGGAAAAATTGAGCAAGttggtgaaaataaattggaaataaCTGAATTACCACCGAAAACTTGGATAACTAACATAAAAGaacatttattattgggTATTTCTGGTAACGATAAAATTAAACCCTGGATCAAAGACATGGAAGAACAACACGGCGCTACaattaaatttgttattaccTTAACCACTGAGGAGTTTGAAAAAACGCGTACTATTGGGTTTTATGAAAGATTTAAACTAACCTCTATTTTGAACTTGAGTAATATGGTTGGATTTGATTCGAATGGTAAGATTAGAAAATATGATGATCCAAGAGACATTCTAAccgattttttttacgtGCGTTTGGAATTATatcaaagaagaaaagattattttgttGAACATTTACAATGGATTGTTGAGAAGTTAAGTTATCAAGTTaagtttattaaaatgATTATTGACCGAGAGTTAACTGTGAATAATAAACCCAGGAAACAGTTGATGAAGGAGTTGGAAGAATTGGGCTTTCCCAGATTTGATAAGGATGGCCATCCACATTATGATAAGGTCACTGAGAAGATTGAGGAATTGAATTCACAAAATATTCGAAATGAAGgggaggaagaagaagaggaggaggaggagaaTGATGAAGAGGTCgaaaataatgaagaaaattCTACAAATGATGAAGGGGCTTTTATTAATGGACCCCAGGAAAAATATGGTTCCTTTGATTACTTGTTGGGAATGAAATTATGGTCTTTGACAAAGGagaaatatgaaaaattgctgaaggaaaaaaaagaaaaggaggTGGAATTGGAACATTTGTTGGGACTAACTGCCAAAGATTTATGGAACATAGATTTACATGATTTTGAAGAAGGttataaaaagtttattgaCTATGATAATGAAGTTAGAAACAGTATAATTCCAAATAAGGCTACTAAAAGCAAAGCTAAGAGAACAAGGAAgaaagatgatgatgacgattATGGAGAATCAAAGGccaagaaaaggaaaaagaaaggtgCATcgattaaaaaagaagaagagaacTTTCAGAGGTTTGTCATTACACCTAATCCAATagaaaatccaaaaaagaaaaagttaacaacaatacaatcaaaagttaaaaaagagTCTAAGGTTGATAATccagaagaaaagaaaccGGTAACGACGAAACCTGTGgatagtttttttaaaaaatccaaTGCAGATGAAGATAGTGAATCGAAGCATGAAACAATAAACCTTGACACAGATGAGGATGCATTTTCAAGTAAATTTAAGAAAATTAGTACAATATTTGATGAagttaataataccaaacCTTCTTTCAATACAGTTGTATCTTTATCGGATAATGAAGAGAAACAGAATGAACAGGAAGTCagtgatgaagatgatgatgtgGTTATTAAACCTgtcaaaagaagaaaatcaaacaaaaatgagAGTGAACCAgttgagaaaaaaaacgttACCCCTAAGAGAACTTATGGAAACAGAAGAAAACAGGCTAGCATAAAGGCAGAGTTGGAAGATTTACTAAGCAATGGTAGTGATAATGACAAAAACGGcgaggaagaaaaagaagaagaagaagtaGTTAATGTTCCAAGAACTAGTAGAACTAGAACGAGTGGCAGAAGAAATAAAGGCAGAGTATCGTATACAATAACAGATGATAACGATAGTTTTACTCTATcaaatgatgatgatgatgattctGATGAATCTTTTCATGCATctgattaa
- the TCB1 gene encoding tricalbin (similar to Saccharomyces cerevisiae YNL087W | TCB2 | Three Calcium and lipid Binding domains (TriCalBins) (paralog of YOR086C | TCB1)), with amino-acid sequence MSAVEQRNPTSKNGTDALLADNKVLANTNHETGVPNKSKTTDSKKSKDKTANDDDNDDDDDIIDTKKVTREVGEATYVGWKQVGGWETKDTLTSKDALYDIHGETIIDNYLPDKFYGDWYHSVAFFFIGGFLSFFFGYFKFSLAPVFFVIVPTCFLYRASVKKYRQNIKQLAQKEYIVKKIEDDYESMEWLNTFLDKYWVRMEPAVSDMVVKQVNQLLADLDAIPAFITAIWIDRFTLGVKPPRIEQVKTFQNTDNDVVVMDWTLSLTPHDNSDMTTKQLRNYVNQSVSLKLSAFGITIPVSVAQIAMKVQTRLRFKLMTPFPHIETVNVQILEVPDIDFVAKLFGDSIFSWEIMAIPGLLPFTREMVRKYAGPMLMPPFSMQLNIPQLVSGNALAAGVLELTVKNCVDLKRATLVDISIDPYLEFSINGTKVAETRTVKDTLNPVWNETLFFMIDSFTDPLTIDIIDRRVRFKNKILGTILFDISSLHGNHDQKNLSARFLRNAQPVGTLNFSMHFHPTIEPKQLPDGTVEELPDLNTGISKFIIEEAKHLVHTSEEAKNLASHVDVYENGKLIFSTNTIKGDASPKYNGEYRFIVSDRRKTRFKYIVKNGKNEEIGSTVQTLNDLIDRTETDKTWIPLKNSNHSTIQIKALWKPVDLGIGSNAIAYNPPIGVVRTFINKAKRLPNLEKVGMIDPYARILVNEIPKDRTDVKEHTQNPIWNQSLYVSVTSPNQKITLECMDVETVGLDRSLGSLDMKIFDLINKNSDDKYVEQIDDTARVGNLIRKKKKSKISGSITYYNSFYPTIPILTLEEIQEVDKLNAKKQKLKEKLSMLDEKKLSDADKKKIDEEKFEISELEDVYGSKMKLSLDELLGYSCGVLAVSVLDGELGLPGTYVQAFFDGNGYYRFVSPRYSTRNISKGFTGDVFIKELEWSVCTFRVTKHKESNKAESFISEVVIPTIELVRNCYKKPSILNLTGPNTSKLMVQVQWFPVLASKLPQSDLITNSGDLKITVKSANNLLSADSNGKSDPYIKFYMNDESSSFFKSKTEKKTLDPTWNEVVTVQVNNRVNDYLRIIVMDWDVGSKNDLIGQAILPLHKIDPENPTDLDIPLTDEYKKKDAGVVHLSFEFSPRYTLSIKKTEKKVGDIASKGLAAGTNVVGTGIGAVGKIKKGIFGGKKKSDDEDEEDEGNGKKA; translated from the coding sequence atgtCCGCTGTGGAACAAAGAAATCCAACTTCTAAGAATGGTACTGATGCTCTGTTGGCTGATAACAAAGTATTAGCTAATACAAATCACGAAACTGGAGTACCTAATAAGTCCAAAACAACCGACTCAAAAAAGTCTAAAGATAAAACTgctaatgatgatgataatgatgatgatgatgatattattgatacTAAAAAAGTTACCAGAGAGGTTGGCGAAGCCACTTACGTTGGTTGGAAACAAGTTGGTGGTTGGGAAACAAAAGATACTCTAACTTCAAAAGATGCATTGTACGACATTCATGGGGAAACGATTATCGATAATTACTTGCCTGACAAATTTTATGGGGACTGGTATCATTCAGTagcctttttctttatcggtggatttttatcatttttctttggttattttaaattttcgCTAGCTCCTgtgttttttgttatagTTCCGACTTGTTTCTTGTATAGGGCGTCAGTTAAGAAATATAGACAGAATATTAAGCAATTGGCTCAAAAAGAATACATTGTTAAAAAGATTGAAGATGACTATGAATCCATGGAATGGTTAAATACATTTTTGGACAAATACTGGGTTCGTATGGAACCAGCCGTTTCTGATATGGTTGTCAAACAAGTTAATCAGTTGTTGGCAGATTTGGATGCAATTCCAGCATTTATCACCGCTATTTGGATTGATCGTTTCACCTTGGGTGTCAAACCACCAAGAATAGAACAGGTTAAAACCTTCCAAAACACTGACAatgatgttgttgttatggATTGGACTCTGTCTCTTACTCCACATGATAATTCGGATATGACTACCAAACAGTTAAGAAACTACGTTAACCAAAGTGTCTCGCTGAAGTTAAGTGCATTTGGCATCACAATTCCCGTTTCTGTCGCTCAAATTGCCATGAAGGTACAAACAAGATTACGTTTCAAGTTGATGACGCCCTTCCCTCATATTGAAACTGTCAACGTTCAAATATTGGAGGTTCCAGatattgattttgttgCCAAATTATTTGGTGACTCTATCTTTTCTTGGGAAATTATGGCTATTCCTGGCTTACTGCCCTTTACCAGGGAAATGGTTAGAAAATATGCAGGTCCAATGTTAATGCCTCCGTTTTCTATGCAATTGAATATTCCACAATTAGTATCTGGTAACGCCTTAGCTGCTGGTGTTTTGGAACTAACCGTTAAAAATTGTGTTGATTTGAAACGTGCTACATTAGTTGATATTTCTATCGATCCCTATTTGGAATTTTCCATTAATGGAACTAAAGTTGCTGAAACCAGAACTGTTAAAGATACTTTGAATCCTGTTTGGAATGAAACCCTGTTTTTCATGATCGATTCTTTTACTGATCCATTGACCATTGACATTATCGATAGACGTGTTAGgttcaaaaacaaaatattgggcactattttatttgatataaGTTCTTTGCACGGCAATCACGATCAAAAAAACCTTTCTGCCAGATTTTTAAGGAACGCACAACCGGTCGGTACTTTGAACTTTTCTATGCATTTCCATCCAACCATTGAGCCTAAGCAATTGCCAGACGGTACTGTGGAGGAATTGCCTGATTTGAATACTGGTATTTCTAAGTTCATTATTGAAGAAGCCAAACATTTGGTTCATACATCTGAAGAAGCTAAAAATTTGGCTAGTCATGTTGACGTGTATGAGAACGGTAAACTAATCTTTTCTACCAATACTATTAAAGGTGATGCATCTCCCAAATACAATGGTGAGTACAGATTTATTGTTAGCGATCGTCGTAAGACTAggtttaaatatattgttaaaaatggtaaaaatgAAGAGATTGGCTCTACTGTTCAAACGTTGAACGATTTGATTGACAGAACTGAAACAGATAAAACTTGGATTCCATTGAAAAACTCTAATCACAGCACTATTCAAATTAAAGCTTTATGGAAGCCTGTTGATTTGGGTATTGGGTCAAATGCTATTGCTTACAATCCACCAATTGGTGTTGTTAGGACTTTTATTAACAAGGCCAAACGTTTACCTAACTTAGAAAAGGTCGGTATGATTGACCCATATGCTAGAATCTTGGTTAATGAAATTCCTAAAGACAGAACTGATGTAAAAGAGCACACCCAAAACCCAATTTGGAATCAAAGTCTTTATGTTTCTGTTACTTCACCAAATCAGAAGATTACTTTGGAATGTATGGATGTTGAAACTGTTGGTTTGGATCGTTCCTTAGGTAGCTTGGAcatgaaaatatttgactTAATTAACAAGAATTCTGATGATAAATATGTTGAACAAATCGACGATACCGCAAGAGTTGGTAATTTGattaggaaaaaaaagaagagcaAAATTTCGGGAAGTATCACCTATTATAATTCATTTTATCCAACCATTCCTATTTTAACTTTAGAAGAAATACAAGAGGTTGATAAATTGAACGCTAAGAAGCAGaaattaaaggaaaaattgtCTATGCTTgatgaaaagaaattaagtGATGCagacaagaaaaaaatagatgaagaaaaatttgagATTAGCGAATTGGAAGATGTTTATGGTTCTAAGATGAAATTGTCCTTGGACGAGTTGTTGGGTTATTCATGCGGTGTTTTGGCTGTTTCTGTTTTAGACGGGGAACTTGGTTTACCGGGTACCTATGTCCAAGCATTTTTTGATGGGAATGGTTATTACAGGTTTGTTTCACCTAGATATAGTACTAGAAATATAAGTAAGGGTTTTACTGGcgatgtttttattaaagagTTGGAATGGTCGGTTTGTACATTTAGAGTTACTAAGCACAAGGAAAGTAACAAGGCTGAATCATTTATTTCTGAGGTTGTTATTCCAACTATTGAACTTGTGAGAAATTGCTATAAAAAACCATCTATTTTGAACTTGACTGGACCAAACACATCTAAATTAATGGTCCAAGTTCAATGGTTTCCAGTATTAGCCTCAAAATTACCACAATCTGATTTGATTACCAATAGTGgtgatttgaaaattacAGTTAAGAGCGCTAATAATTTGCTGTCAGCGGATAGCAATGGTAAGAGTGATccatatattaaattttatatgaaTGACGAATCAAGTAGTTTTTTCAAGTCCAAGACTGAGAAGAAAACTTTAGACCCAACATGGAATGAAGTTGTTACTGTTCAAGTGAATAACCGTGTCAATGACTACTTGAGAATAATAGTTATGGATTGGGATGTTGGCTCTAAGAATGATTTAATTGGCCAGGCAATTTTGCCCTTGCATAAAATAGATCCAGAGAATCCAACAGATTTAGATATTCCATTAACTGATGAGTATAAGAAAAAGGATGCTGGTGTTGTTCATTTATCCTTTGAATTTTCTCCTAGATACACGTTATCGATTAAAAAGACTGAGAAAAAGGTTGGTGATATTGCTAGCAAAGGTTTAGCTGCCGGTACCAACGTCGTTGGCACAGGTATAGGTGCTGTaggaaaaattaagaaaggTATTTTTGGTGGTAAGAAGAAATcggatgatgaagatgaagaggATGAAGGAAATGGGAAAAAAGCATGA
- the SNN1 gene encoding Snn1p (similar to Saccharomyces cerevisiae YNL086W | SNN1 | SNapiN), producing MIDTLQQYSLIHPIELSAYSIISNNLDSLNQSIAELREFQALMIVKLKSLIELETDKFRLYKAEIHYQQEIIKKLSLLEKRLDKLIKKYETLKSN from the coding sequence ATGATTGACACCCTTCAACAATATTCTCTTATACACCCAATAGAACTAAGTGCGTattcaataatatcaaataacCTCGATTCATTGAATCAATCAATAGCCGAATTACGTGAATTTCAAGCACTAATGATAGTTAAGCTTAAATCATTAATTGAACTAGAAACGGATAAATTTAGATTATATAAAGCAGAAATACACTATCAACAagaaatcattaaaaagtTAAGCCTATTAGAAAAGAGGTTGGAtaaactaataaaaaaatatgaaacatTAAAAAGTAACTGA